CATCCTTAATACCGTGCTGGTCGCGGAAAAGAAAGCGTTGGCTAACGTCATCACCCGTCGCGAAGAAACCGCATCCACACGCAGCCTGCTGAATACGGCCAAACTGATGGATGAAAACCAAACGCTGTATCGGCTGAAAGAACTGGAGTTTCTGGAAAAGATCTGCGACAAGGTCGGCAACATCTCGCTCCAGGGCGGCGGGTTGTTGGAGCAGCTGAATGCTCTCGTTGCTGCAAAGCAATGCGGGTAAGCGACTGATGAAACAGCGAAAGGCTTCGACACGAAGAAGGGAAGGTCGGAAGAATGGAAGAGAAAATAGTGATTTATAAAAACAGAATCCTTCCGATCTTCTGCATTTCTTCAATTCTTCGTGTTAAATCGTTCTCCATCAAAAATTTGAAAGGCGGGATTTTGAATGCAACAAATGATACAACAGAAACTGGATGAAATCGAACAAACGCATCGCGTCAAAATCCTGTTCGCGATCGAATCCGGCAGCCGGGCCTGGGGATTTCCCTCCAAGGACAGCGACTATGACGTGCGCTTTGTTTACCTGCAACGCCCCCAGGACTATCTGTCGATCGAAAAGAAGCGCGACGTCATCGAATACCCGGTAACCGACCTGCTCGACGTCAACGGCTGGGACTTACGCAAAGCGCTCGGCTTGCTGCGCAAATACAATCCGTCGCTGATGGAATGGCTCGACTCGCCCATCGTCTATCGCGAACAGCCAACGATCCGTCAGGAACTGCGCGAAATCCGCAGCGCCTTCTTCGGGCGGCGAACCGCGCTGCACCATTACCTGAGCATGGCGGCAAGCAACTATCGCGACTACCTCAAGGGCGAAACCGTGAAGGCGAAAAAATACTTCTACGTATTGCGCCCGATTCTCGCCTGTCTCTGGCTGCAACGCGAAACCAGCCAGCCGCCGCTGGAGTTCCAAACGCTGTTGGCAACGCAGCTTGCCGATCGTCCGGATCTGACTGCGCAGATCGAAGCACTGCTGGAGCGCAAAATCGCTGGTGGGGAACTAGACCTCGAAGCGCGGCTCGACGACTTGAATCAATTCATCGAAACGTCGCTGCGCGAACTGACGGATTACGCACGCCAAATGCCGTCGGACCCGGTATGCGAGCTGGAGAGGTTGAATGAGCTTTTTCGCGCGCAACTTAAAACGATTTGGGGATTTCGTTGAGCAACTCTTGGAAGAATATCAGCTTTCTCGAATTTGATGTTTTTTCCGTTGAGCGCCAATCTTACTTATGGCGTAGATCAAAAGAAGCGATATGGAGCAGACTGCGATGTTTACGGAAAGTCTTGAGATGTGGCACTCAAGTACAATGCAAAAAAAGGAGGACGTATGGGAGAATATCAAGGAAGCATATTGGCAACATTGGAATTGCTAGGCCTTTTTATAATTTTGTGGGGGATATCAGTCTATTTATGGGAGAAAATTATTTCGCCGCGCGTGTGCAAAATTCGAGACGCGATGATTATGAAGTTTGTGCAAATAATGAGAAAAAATAGATGGGGACGCTGGAGTGTTGTTGCAACAGAAGGAATATTTTTTGCATTGTTAATAGCAATAATTTGTAAGCGAAATAGCTGGGATTGGTTATTTGTTCTATTAATAATCATATTATCGATTGTGACTCCATTGAGTTATAAATTGAGGATGGAAATAGAACGAGGATTTTCCTTGATCAAACAACTTCAAAAAACATTTAATCGTCATGAGTATATAGGAACGCGAGTGACTTTGCTTTTTGAAGCAATGATGAGCGGCATTGCATGTGTAGGGATTCCGCAGTATCTTACTCTTGTAATATTAAAGTTGGATTGGCCGGACTTTATGCAAATGACATTGCTAGTATCATATGCGGTTTATTCGAATCTATGGATCTATATGAAAATGCCGTTAGTCTTTCAAGATAAAAAAAACGTGGAGAATGCGCGCAAATTTTTGACGTATATAATTGTACTGCTGTTTGTGCTTCAACAATTTGAAAATAAGTTTTATGCGTTGAAAGAGGGGGGGCCACCGGATGTTCAAGGGGTTGTATATGTTATTGTAGGCGTGGTGTTTTTCGCCTTTGAGCGTGTCATTAAAACGATGGCAGATGATTATGCGGAATATCAAAAACACTGCCAAAAAGCCTAGACTGAAGAGTGTAAAAAAACAGCATAGCACTATTTTTAGTGGATTTTAAAAATCATAATGAAAATCGTGCGAAAAATAAGGAGGAAATGAATATGGACAATGAAATAGCAGTAGGAATGAAATTTGTAATGCAAATTATCGGTGTTGTGGGGAGTTGGATGCTTTTGCCGAAAGCAGCATTTCGTAAAACGGATGATATCGTTTTGCAGCACTATAAAATATATGGTTCGCGAACTGAATGGAAATCGATTATAGAAGTACATCAGCAAAAAGTGTTGGCTGCCGCGTTGATGATTATATATTTTGTAATGTCGAGTGGTTTTGCGTTAATGGAAATACCGGATCAGGCTGCTAGGGCTTGTTGGAGTGGCAATGCTATATTGGTAATAGGAATTATGTTTGTATTTAAGCATTTTGTGATAAAGCGTCGATTAAAAAACGTGAATAAGGTGTTGGAAAAGACAAAACAAAGCGTGTGAAAATGATCAAGGTGGAAATCTTGCTGCTCAAAAACCGGGCAGTTAGAAAATATAAAAATGAGGAGGTGAAAGCATGAATTCAAAAAAGACAAGCAATCGTGTCGGGAGCCTTGCTGGACAAGTGTTGCAAAATCAACATTCCAGCGCAATTCAACGACAACTTGCTGGAAGCGCGTTGGCGCAGCGGCAAGGAAGCAAACAGACTGGCGGGGGCATGGAAGATGTTGCGTCAAAGGTGTTGAACAGTCCGAAATACAATGACACCACAAAAGAATTAGCGGGTAGCGTTCTTGCGCAATCAAATCGGAAGCGGTAAATAAAAGCAGGCCTTTGGGTCTGCTTTTATTTACTCAAATATCCATAATTGGAGATGTCGCAATGTTTTTTTGATGATGATGAACGAACAAAATAGTAAAGTAAAGGCAAGGAGATGGTTACATGTATGTGATATATGACAAGGCAAAAATGCCGCTTCGATTAAGGGGCGGATAGGAACGGAAAGCGTAAAGTCTTGAATGGAAAATTACAATTTTGGAGGATGGTTATGATTATCAGAAGAAGAAAGATAAGAAAAGCGGAGAAGTATTTAAATGAATTTGCAGAAGGTTGTGAAATTACGGTAGCATTGACGGATATTGAAAATCATCGTGCTAGATTAATAGCATGTGGATTTGATGCTCAAATTCAAGTAGGGGATCGTGTTTGTCCGGCAGCTGTTTTTGGTCCAGTGACAAAATTCAATTCAGAGGGGAGGGATGTAGTTCGAAGAGATTTACCAATGGAAACGGCGTATCGATTGCAGGATTGGAGTATCACTGATTGGCATGGACAGGAACATAGTGGTACGGCTTATGTTCCATATCAGCGATATCCAAGAGAGCGAATTGCTCCTTTAGGATATGAACTGACCGTAATGGAAAATACGATGCACAATAAACTGATTACATCCGAGTTTATCGCTGTTCGGCCGGAGAATATGGATGCCATTAAAATTATGATTAACCTGTTTCTTGAACTCTTCGGCGAGTGCGAAATACTTACGCATAACCTTGTTCCAAATATAAGAGGTAATATTCGAAGGCTTCAATGGGAAATGATACCGCCGGGAGATTACCCATGGGAACGGATAAGAGGTAGAATTAATGCAGAAACAGAGCATGTTCGAAGAAATAGAAGAGCAATGCTGAGCCGATTTGAAACGATAAATAATTATGGACCGAATTGCATTGCAATAGGCCGCGCCGGCTTTAAAGGGTATGTTGCGTTTTGTTTTAGTGATAAAAACATTAATATTTTGGAAAGCTCATACCCTGATAACGCTACATATATATTTGATGATAGTTGGGAGCAATTAACTCAGTTAACAAAAAAGCAAATCATTACAGAAAATCTTGCTCGTGCTAGAGTGGTCCATAATAGAGAGTGGGAACAACAGATTATGCGACTATTGCAGTAGTATACGCTGTTGATCATGTGAGATTTAAAAAGCAATGCTTCAGTAAATCCTGCCATTTACTGAAGCATTGCTTTTTGAAAAATAAATATATAGAAGTAAATTTTGACAGGCATAAATCGTCATTTAAAAGACAAACCGAATAAATTCACAAATGGGAAGGTAATTTATATATTGAACGCCAATATAATATTACCATAATGCTTACAAGCATAAATGATTTGCAGCGATCAAGTGATAACGGAATTGGGCATAAATTACGCAGGAGGTCTCGGCATGAGTAAGGGCAACTTTGAGTTTTTAAAAGAGCAATGGCCAATACTAGCGCAGCTAGGGGCTTTAGCTGAAAAAAATATAAAAGAAGACTCTAACACCACACTGATTAAGTTGGGGATGTTTGCCGAGACTTTGGTCAAGTATATGTTTGCGTATGACAATTTAGAAGAACCATCTGATGGGCGGTTAGCCAGTAGGATTATGATATTAAAACGAAATGATCTTATAACGGGAGATATCTGCGACGTATTCTATGCGCTGCGTACGAAGCGTAATGTAGCGGCTCATGAAGTGTACACATCAGAGACGGATGCACGGCGGTTAACAAAATTGGCATATAAACTAGCGGTTTGGTTTATGCAGACATATGGGGATTGGAAATTCGAGCCGCAAGCCTATGTCGAACCTACATTGCAATCTGCTGCGGACAAAATTGCGCAACTGGAAAATGAAAAAAATGAACTGACGAAAGCCTATGAAGATGAAAATAAAAAACTGAAAGAAACATTGGACTTATTGAAGGTGCAGGCGACTGCGGAAACTAGCAAACAGCGAAAGGAAAAATCAAAATACGCGGCAAAGTTTTTTCATCTTGACGAAACCGAGACGCGGAAAATCATCGACGAAAAATTGCGCGTAGCTGGTTGGGAAGTCGATACGGATACGTTGCGTTACTCGAACGGCACTCGCCCGGTGAAAAATAAAAACATGGCGATTGCCGAGTGGCCGACTGATTCGCGTAAGGGAAATCATGGCCGCGCCGACTATGCGCTGTTCGTCGGGTTGAAGCTGGTCGGGATTGTCGAAGCGAAGCGTGCCATCAGGGATGTCGCGGCTGACCTGGGACAGAGCAAGGATTATGCGCGTTTTATCAAAAAAGAACACCTGCAATATGTCTGCGGAAAATGGGACGATGGCTATGTACCTTTCTTGTTTTCCACTAATGGTCGCGACTATTTAAAACAGCTTGAGACCAAATCGGGCATATGGTTTCTTGATGCCAGGCAGGTGACGAATCATGCCAAAGCGCTGCAAGGCTGGTACACGCCGGAAGGGCTAGCGAAGCTGCTCGAGTTTGATGAGCAGGAAGCCAATGCACGGTTAAAACGGGAAGACACCGACTACTTAAGCAGCAAGACCGGTCTCGCGCTGCGCGAATACCAGATCAAGGCGATCGAAGCGATCGAAGCGGCGATCGAAGACGGCCGGCGCAGCGTCTTAATCGCGATGGCGACCGGCACCGGCAAGACGCGGACCATCGTCGGCATCCTGTACCGCTTGCTGAAAGCCAAACGCTTCAAACGCATCCTGTTCCTCGTCGATCGCAAAGCCTTGGGCAACCAAGCAGAAGACACGTTTAAGGAAGTCGTCATCGAGGGTTTGGAAAAGTTTTATGACATTTATGACATCAAAGGAATTGAAGATATCAAGCCGGAACCGGAAACGAAGATTCATATTTCCACCGTGCAGGGGATGGTGCGTCGGGTGCTGTGCAGCGAGGAACTGGCCGACGCTCCGAAGGTCGACGATTATGACTGCATCGTGATCGACGAGGCGCATCGCGGCTATATCTTGGACAAGGAAATGGGCGAAGTCGAGTTGGAAGTCCGCGACCAGAGCGACTATGTCAGCAAATACACCCAGGTCATCGAATATTTTGACGCGCTGAAAATTGCGCTGACTGCGACGCCGGCGCTACATACCAAAGCGCTGTTCGGCGAGCCGGTCTATAAATACAGCTATCGCGAAGCGGTAATCGACGGCTATCTGGTGGACCATGAACCGCCGCACCAACTGACGACGCAGTTGAAGGACGACGGCATCAAATTTGCCAAGGGCGAATCGGTGGATACCTATGACATGGCCAGCGGCACGGTCGTTACGATTGACGACCTGCCGGACGAACTGAACTTTGACATTGAAAGCTTCAATAAACGGGTGATCAACGAAAACTTCAACCGCGTCGTGCTGGCGGAAATCGCGCAAGACATCGACCCGGAAGGCGACGCCAAGACGCTGATTTTTGCTGCCACTGATGCCCATGCCGACATGATCGTCGCGCTGTTGAAGGAAATTTACGGTGATATGGGCCTTGATGTCTGCGATGACGCGATCCAAAAGATCACCGGTTCGCTGAAAGATCCGCTGCTGGCGATCAAACAGTTTAAAAACGAGCAATACCCGAATATTGCGGTCACGGTCGATCTGCTGTCCACCGGGATCGACGTGCCGAAAATTTGCAACCTGGTCTTCTTGCGCCGCGTCAAATCGCGGATTCTGTATGAGCAAATGCTCGGCCGGGCGACGCGTCTGTGCGGCGAGATTGGCAAGACGCATTTTACGATTTATGATGCGGTCGGATTGTACGAAGTGCTCGAAGACGCCAGCAACATGAAGCCGGTGGTGAAAAACGTCAGCGTCGACTTTGCCACGCTGGTCGATGAGCTGACTAGCTATTCGACGCCGGAACAAAAACAGGCGGCGCTTGAGCAAATTATTGCCAAGCTGCAACGCAAGAAGCGCCAGCTTGACGACGCACAGCTGGCGCAGTTCCGCCATCTGGCGGGCGGCCAGACGCCGGACGAATTAATCCAGCATATTAAGCTCGGCAGCCTGGACAGTGTGATCCGCGAGCTGGGCGAACGGGTGCAGCTGATCGACTTCCTCGACCGCAAAGCCGGCGGCAGTAACGGCATCGTCATATCGACCCATGCGGATGTATTGACCGGCCATGGCCGCGGCTACGGTGTCAGGGAAACGCGCCCGGAAGACTATATCGAGAGCTTCAGCCGCTATATCAAAGAAAACCTGAATAAGATTCCGGCGCTGGAAATCGTCTGCACGCGGCCGAAGGAACTGACGCGCCAGGCGCTGAAAGAACTGAAGATTGAACTGGACCTGCAGGGCTATAATGAAATGAACCTCAACACCGCCTGGCGCAGCTTGAAAAATGAAGACATCGCCGCCGACATCATCAGCTTCATCCGCCAACAGGCGCTGGGCAGGGCGCTCTTAAACCATGAACAGCGGGTGAAAAACGCGGTGGGCAAAGTAAAACAGCTGCGCCCCTGGACCAAGATCCAGCTGGGCTGGCTGGAGCGGATCGAAAAACAGTTGCTGCTCGAGAGCGTCATCGATAAACACATTTTCAACGCCGGCGCATTTAAGAGCCAGGGCGGCTTTGCCAAGATTGACAAAATCTTTGCCGGGCAGCTGGACCAAGTGATCGACGAGATCAATGAACATTTGTATGAAGTGGGCTAGTTAACGATGCTATAATGAAAAGACCCTGGCGATGCAAAGCCGCGTTGCCGGGTTCTTTTCCGGTTAGGAAGCTATGAAATAAGGATGGATACAACATGAACAATGCGGAAATCGTCGCCAAACTCTGGAATCTGTGCAATGTGTTGCGCGATGACGGAATCACCTATCATCAATACGTCAGCGAGCTGACTTATATCTTGTTTTTGAAAATGGCCAAGGAGACTGAAACCGAAGAATCGATTCCGGCCGACTATCGTTGGGACAAGCTGGCGGCCAAAGAAGGCGTCGAACTGAAAGCGTTCTATCGCCGCCTGCTGCTCGACCTGGGCGAGCACAGCCAGGGGAGGATTCGGCAAATTTATGCCGGTGCAAATTCCAACATTGATGAGCCGAAAAATCTGGAAAAGATCATCAAATCGATCGACGCGCTCGATTGGTACAGCGCCAAGGAAGAAGGCCTAGGCAACCTTTACGAAGGATTGCTGGAGAAAAACGCTAACGAGAAAAAATCCGGTGCCGGGCAATATTTCACGCCGCGGCCGCTGATCAATGTGATGGTCCAGCTGCTCGATCCGCAGCCGGGCGAGCGCTGCAACGACCCGGCTTGCGGCACGTTCGGCTTCATGATTGCCGCCGATCAGCACATAAAAAACCGCACCGACAAGCTGTTCGACCTGCCGGAGGCGGCGCAGGAGTTTCAACGCAAGCAAGCGTTCAGCGGCGTCGAGCTAGTCCACGACACGCACCGTCTGGCGCTGATGAATGCAATGCTGCACGACATCGACGGCGACATTTTGCTCGGCGATACGCTGTCCAGCCTCGGCGCAAAGTGCAAGGATTATGACGTGGTGCTGACCAATCCGCCGTTCGGCACCAAGCAGGGCGGCGAGCGGGCGACGCGCGACGACCTTGTCTATCTGACGTCCAACAAGCAGCTGAACTTCTTGCAGCACATTTACCGTTCGCTGAAACGAAGCGGCCAGGCCCGAGCCGCGGTCGTCTTGCCGGACAACGTGCTGTTCCAGGACAACGACGGCCAAAACATCCGCGCCGACCTGATGGACAAGTGCGACCTGCACACGATCCTCCGATTGCCGACCGGCATCTTTTACGCGCAGGGAGTCAAGACCAACGTCCTGTTCTTCACCCGCGGCAAGACCGAGAAGGACAACACGAAAGAAGTCTGGTTCTACGACCTGCGGACCAACATGCAAAACTTCGGCAAGACCAATCCGCTGAGCGAAGCGCATTTTGCAGACTTCATCACCGCTTATACCGCCGCCGACCGCGGCGCAGTGCAGGACGAACGCTGGAATAAATTTACGCGTGACGAAATCGCCGCCAAGGCCAACAGTCTCGACCTCGGCCTGATCCGCGACGCCAGCATCGTCGACTACGAAGACCTGCAAGATCCGATCAGTAGCGGCGAAGAAATCGCCGACCAGCTGGAAGAAGCGATCGATCTGATCCGCAGCGTCGTCAAGGAACTGAAACATTTGGGCGGTGGCCGGTAATGGCGAAGAATCAGGCATTATCACTGGAGGAAAAACTGGAGCAGGCGCTGGTGAAGAGTGAAGAACAACCATATGAAATATCGGCAAATTGGTGCTGGATAAAAATGGACTCATTGATAGAACTCATTTCAGGAAGAGACTTGCCCATATCTGATTGTAATGATGAAAAAAAAGGCATTCCTTATATTTTAGGTGCTAGCAATATAGCCAATGGCGATTTTTTTGTCAATAGATGGACACAAAAACCATCTGTTCTCGGGTTACAAGGTGATGTTCTTCTTTCTGTGAAAGGTACTGTAGGTAAAATTGCGTTGCTAAATGAAGAGAAAATTCATCTTAGTCGACAAATCATGTCATTAAGAGCAAAAAAATCGATATATAATTTGTTTCTAATGCATTTTTTGAATACCTATATTGGGAAACTAAATGAAGTGTCAAGAGGCTTGATACCTGGTGTATCGAGAGTTGATATTTTAAGTAT
This genomic stretch from Azotosporobacter soli harbors:
- the hsdR gene encoding type I restriction-modification system endonuclease: MSKGNFEFLKEQWPILAQLGALAEKNIKEDSNTTLIKLGMFAETLVKYMFAYDNLEEPSDGRLASRIMILKRNDLITGDICDVFYALRTKRNVAAHEVYTSETDARRLTKLAYKLAVWFMQTYGDWKFEPQAYVEPTLQSAADKIAQLENEKNELTKAYEDENKKLKETLDLLKVQATAETSKQRKEKSKYAAKFFHLDETETRKIIDEKLRVAGWEVDTDTLRYSNGTRPVKNKNMAIAEWPTDSRKGNHGRADYALFVGLKLVGIVEAKRAIRDVAADLGQSKDYARFIKKEHLQYVCGKWDDGYVPFLFSTNGRDYLKQLETKSGIWFLDARQVTNHAKALQGWYTPEGLAKLLEFDEQEANARLKREDTDYLSSKTGLALREYQIKAIEAIEAAIEDGRRSVLIAMATGTGKTRTIVGILYRLLKAKRFKRILFLVDRKALGNQAEDTFKEVVIEGLEKFYDIYDIKGIEDIKPEPETKIHISTVQGMVRRVLCSEELADAPKVDDYDCIVIDEAHRGYILDKEMGEVELEVRDQSDYVSKYTQVIEYFDALKIALTATPALHTKALFGEPVYKYSYREAVIDGYLVDHEPPHQLTTQLKDDGIKFAKGESVDTYDMASGTVVTIDDLPDELNFDIESFNKRVINENFNRVVLAEIAQDIDPEGDAKTLIFAATDAHADMIVALLKEIYGDMGLDVCDDAIQKITGSLKDPLLAIKQFKNEQYPNIAVTVDLLSTGIDVPKICNLVFLRRVKSRILYEQMLGRATRLCGEIGKTHFTIYDAVGLYEVLEDASNMKPVVKNVSVDFATLVDELTSYSTPEQKQAALEQIIAKLQRKKRQLDDAQLAQFRHLAGGQTPDELIQHIKLGSLDSVIRELGERVQLIDFLDRKAGGSNGIVISTHADVLTGHGRGYGVRETRPEDYIESFSRYIKENLNKIPALEIVCTRPKELTRQALKELKIELDLQGYNEMNLNTAWRSLKNEDIAADIISFIRQQALGRALLNHEQRVKNAVGKVKQLRPWTKIQLGWLERIEKQLLLESVIDKHIFNAGAFKSQGGFAKIDKIFAGQLDQVIDEINEHLYEVG
- a CDS encoding N-6 DNA methylase, yielding MNNAEIVAKLWNLCNVLRDDGITYHQYVSELTYILFLKMAKETETEESIPADYRWDKLAAKEGVELKAFYRRLLLDLGEHSQGRIRQIYAGANSNIDEPKNLEKIIKSIDALDWYSAKEEGLGNLYEGLLEKNANEKKSGAGQYFTPRPLINVMVQLLDPQPGERCNDPACGTFGFMIAADQHIKNRTDKLFDLPEAAQEFQRKQAFSGVELVHDTHRLALMNAMLHDIDGDILLGDTLSSLGAKCKDYDVVLTNPPFGTKQGGERATRDDLVYLTSNKQLNFLQHIYRSLKRSGQARAAVVLPDNVLFQDNDGQNIRADLMDKCDLHTILRLPTGIFYAQGVKTNVLFFTRGKTEKDNTKEVWFYDLRTNMQNFGKTNPLSEAHFADFITAYTAADRGAVQDERWNKFTRDEIAAKANSLDLGLIRDASIVDYEDLQDPISSGEEIADQLEEAIDLIRSVVKELKHLGGGR
- a CDS encoding nucleotidyltransferase domain-containing protein gives rise to the protein MQQMIQQKLDEIEQTHRVKILFAIESGSRAWGFPSKDSDYDVRFVYLQRPQDYLSIEKKRDVIEYPVTDLLDVNGWDLRKALGLLRKYNPSLMEWLDSPIVYREQPTIRQELREIRSAFFGRRTALHHYLSMAASNYRDYLKGETVKAKKYFYVLRPILACLWLQRETSQPPLEFQTLLATQLADRPDLTAQIEALLERKIAGGELDLEARLDDLNQFIETSLRELTDYARQMPSDPVCELERLNELFRAQLKTIWGFR